The genome window CGGGGTCCtcgggggggggaggggggcggggggaggggcgggggggtggggggcgtccccccctccccccccccggGCGTCTCCCACCATCTCGATGTAAACCGGCTCCTCCCCCCCgtccgggggggcggggcgcgggggggcgggggggggaggggcgcgGCCGACAGGCGGGTCTGGGGGCTGCGCCACggcttgggggggggggctggcGGATGGAGCCCccgcggggggggagggggcctggggggggggggggggggggaagggcgGGTCAGAGGGGGGGGGCGGCACTTCCTGCCCCGCCCCCACCAACCCCCCCCAAATTCCAGCCCACCCCCcagaagccaaaaaaaccccaaatccccaccccccataaccccccaaacccccaaaaacccccaatcccccaaaacccccacccccccatagctcctccagccccccaaaaacccccataaCCACCCAAAAATTccagaccccaaaccccccgaaaacccccaaaccccctgaaaTCTCCagccccccagaaccccccaaaaccccccaaaaacccccaaaaaccccccaatccccacccccccatagctcctccagccccccaaaaacccccataaCCACCCAAAAATCCAGACCCCAACCCCCcgaaaacccccaaaccccctgaaaTCTCCAgccccccagaacccccaaaaccccccaaaaacccccaaaaaccccccaatccccacccccccatagctcctccagccccccaaaaacccccataaCCACCCAAAAATTccagaccccaaaccccccgaaaacccccaaaccccccaaaacccccaaaccccccaaaaccccccaaacccccccaaaacactcACCCCCCCTCTTCGCGGGCGGCGCCTCCATCCCCCTCCCGTCGTGGGGGGGGatcccgggccggggggggagggggcccggggcggggggatgGGCGGCTCTCGGGGCCCCCCCCCGTTTTCGGGGACCCCCACGGCGTGGCAGGACAGCGAGCGGGGGGCCAtcccgggggggggggcgcgggggccgcgCTCCTGGGGGGCGGGGAGGGTCAGGAACCCCCCCGGAGCCCCCGCCGGAACGACCCCCCCTTGCTGGGcctgggggggggaggggggacaggggggggtcaccccaaaaGTCAGGACCCCCCCCCATTGAAGGTTATACGGAatgggggggtcaccccaaaaGTCAGGACCCCCCCCATTGAAGGTTACGGGGAatgggggggatatgggggggtCACCCAAAATTAGGACCCCCCCAATGAAGGTTATAGGGAatgggggggtcaccccaaaaTTCAGACCCCCTCCATTGAGGGAtatggggaatgggggggatatgggggggtATGGGGGGTCACCCCAAAAGTCAGACCCCCCCCCATTGATTTCCATTGGGGGTATGGGGGGGGGAGGCGACCCCAATTACCTGGAGACCCCCCAAGGAACCCCCCAATATACCCAttattttggggtcccccccggggttattttggggtccccccggggttattttggggtcccccccccgggttatttggggtccccccccgggGTTATTTGGGTTCCCCCCCatgggggttatttggggtcccccccggtgttatttggggtcccccccgggtatttggggtccccccggttatttggggtccccccccatgggggttattttggggtccccccccgggggttatttggggtcccCCGGTtatttggggtccccccccatgggggttatttggggtccccccccggggttatttggggtccccccggttatttggggtccccccccgggTTATTGGGGTCCCCCCGGTTATTTTGGGTCCCCCCCatgggggttatttggggtccccccgggttatttggggtccccccccggggttatttggggtcccccccccatgggggttatttggggtcccccccatgggggtttttggggtcccccctggttatttggggtccccccatgGGGGTTATTGGGGTCCCCCCGGTtatttggggtccccccccgggTTATTGGGGTCCCCCCGGTtatttggggtcccccccatgggggttatttggggtcccccccgggTTATTTGGGTCCCCCCCATGGGGGTTATTGGGTCCCCCCGGTtatttggggtcccccccatggggtatttggggtccccccccatgggggttattttggggtcccccccccggggttatttggggtccccccggttatttggggtccccccccatgggggttattggggtcccccccccgggttatttggggtcccccccctgGGGGTTATTGGGGTCCCCCGGTTattggggtccccccccgggGTTATTGGGGCCCCCCGAGGTTATTGGGGTGCCCACGCACCCTTTGCGCGGCTCGTCCTCGCGGGGGCGCCACTCGGGGCGGCTCTTGCGCGGCAGCGGGTTGAGGGCGGCGGCCCGCTGGGGGGCgcgctgctgctcctccccCCCCAGGCGCAGCCACGCGGCCAGGTCCGCGCGCGGGGGGGCGCTCATGGCTGCGGGCGggaacgcctgggtccctcccgaacgcctgggtcccctcctcaactcccctcctcccatctcggcccggacgcctgggtccctcctccGAGCTCCTGGGTtcctcccggatgcctgggtccctcccgaactcctgggtccctcccggacgcctgggtccctcccgagcgcctgggtccctcctccgagctcctgggtccctcccggacgcctgggtccctcctgaacgcctgggtccctcccgaacgcctgggtccctcccgaacgcctgggtccctcctccGAGCTCCTGGGttcctcccggacgcctgggtccctcctgaactcctgggtccctcccggactcctgggtccctcctgaacgcctgggtccctcccggactcctgggtccctcccgaacgcctgggtcccccctcactcccctcctcccatctcggcccggacgcctgggtccttcaCCCgagctcctgggtccctccccgaacgcctgggtccctctcgaacgcctgggtccccccgaacccccctcctcccatctgggcccggacgcctgggtcccctccccaagtccccacccccccaccccccctatcggggcccggacgcctgggtccctcccgaagGCCTGGGTCCTCCCCCCAAGCTCCTGGGTCCCtgcccgaacgcctgggtccctcccggactcctgggtcccacccgaacgcctgggtccctcccggactcctgggtcccacccgaacgcctgggtcccctccccaaGTCCCCACCCCCGCACACCCCCCTATCGggacccggacgcctgggtccccccatgaccccccccaCCTCATCTctccccgaacgcctgggtccccccgaacgcctgggtccctcccggactcctgtGTCCCTCccgactcctgggtcccccccgaacgcctgggtccccccccgaacgcctgggtccctcccggactcctgggtcccccccgaacgcctgggtccccccccgttACCTGTCTGTCCGGTGTCTCtggcggggggagggggcggcggggggggggaggggaagagacTCCTCcgccgcccccctcccccccccagcGCCGCCACCACCGGACCCGGGCGGGGGCTCacggggggggggcggcccatggcgggggctggcggcggcctggggggttggggggttggggggttaCGGGTTACCGGGTTACCGGGGTTCTCGGGAcccctccccccggcccccgcccccgcACCGGCCGCTCCCGCGCGCGCGGCTCCACGGGCTGACGCAACGTCCGGGCCGcgcgcggcggggggggcggggcctggagGCGCCGACGCCACCTGGCGGGCGGGAGGACCCCGGGGACGGCGGCGGCGCCATCTTGGGGAGGTCTCAGGCGCCATATTGGGGAGGTCTGCTCCGCCATCTTGGGGCGGTCTCTTCCGCCATCTTGGGGAGGTCCCGGCGCCATCTTGGGGAGGTCTGAGGCGCCATATTGGGGAGGTCCCCGGCGCCATCTTTGAGAAGGTCTCGGGCGCCATGTTGGGGATGTTTCCGCCATcttgggaaggtcccttccgcCATCTTGGTGCGGTCTCCGCCGCCACCTTGGGACGGTCCGCCCCGCCACCTTGCTGAGGCCGCGCCGCCCCGGAAGAGGCGTGTCCCCCGCGTGGGGGCGCGTCCCCCGCGCCCGCCATGAgcccggaggagccgccgccgccgccgctcgggggacccggggccgggccgggggggccggcggGTTCGCTTCGCGGGGCACGACGGGACCGAGGAGGACCCCgcgccgcccctccccccgctgGCCGCGCCCTCCCCCCACAGCAGCCGccgggggggggaggaggggcggggggggcggggcttcgCGGCCCCCCCGCGCGGGCCCCGCCCTCCTGCGCGTGTCGTTCGCCGCGCGCTGCGCGCTGGGGGGGGCGGCGGCCAAAGGtcagtttgggggggggggtggggggtgtgtcccccccccaaattACCAACTTTAACCCCCAAACCCCGCTTTTTGTCCCCATTTCGCAGCCATCAACGTCCCCCACCGCCCAACGGCTCTACCGGGGGCTCCTCagcctggccccgccccccccggccccccgcgcagggcggccccgccccccccgccccccgcccggcagGTGAGTCCGGCCCCTCCCCCATCACCCCATCCCCCCCCCTTCTCACGGCCCCTCCCCCATCACCCCCCCGTTCTCACGGCCCCTCCCCCCGCAGGTTTCCGGCCCCCACGTGACGGCGCTGGCAGAGCCGCTGGGGGAGGGGGGCCCTGGTTGCCCCTCcccccccctgctccccccgcccccccccggcccctcccccgcccccccggagCCGCTTTTCTCATGTACCGGAAATTACAGCAGTGGGGGGGGTTGAtttcctctccccctcccccccccaataAATGGTTCGTTCCGGCCTCTGTGTGTCACGTGGGCTTGGGGAGCAGCGGGAACCGCAactcccggcagcccccgcgTCGCCATGGAAACGGGGCGGGGCGAGGGACGgcgaggccccgcccaccctcgccaggccacgccccctccccggACTGAACCacttggggcggggggggggacggaCGGAACACGacacaacccccccccccccccccgaatTCCATTATTGACCCAAATCCCATCCAAATAAGATCCCCCCCCAAAATGGGGtgaacccccccaaaaaatgggtgaaccccccaaaaatggggTGAACCCTCCAAAAATAGGGTGAGCCCCCAAAATAAATGGGGTGACCCCCAAAATAGGGTGAACCCCCAAAATAAATGGGGTGACCCCCAAAATAGGGTgaacccccccaaaataaatggGCTGACCCCCCAAAAATGGGGTGAACCCTCCAAAAATAGGGTgaacccccccaaaataaatggGATGACCCCCCAAAATGGGGTGACCCCCCAACAATGGGatgacacccccccccccaaataatCGACTCCCCCCATTGACCAATCGCTTTAttcccaaccccccccccccagatcAAACCACAGCaaacggggggggggggggggaaggaaacaCCCCGAaattggggagggggggaggtggggaagcCCCTCCCCCCCATTTGGCATCttccgggacccccccccatattttgggggggggggttcaGGGGGCGTCGCCTCGTCCCTTGTGGAACAAATAGAGGGGCCGCTGGAAAcctgggggggacgggggggtcagggggagccccagggacccccacaATGTgggggggggcatgggggacccaggcgtccgggtcacccccccccccccgcccccagaagggacccaggcatccgggtcCCCATAAACCCCCATTTTCTGACCATCTACTTGTCCATCTACTCCCCctaatccccccaaaacccctgaaatccccccaaaatcccccccaacccccaaaATGGGGTCCCCGCCCAGCccacaagggacccaggcgtccgggccccacattTTACGCCACAAACCCCCATTTTCTGACCGTCTACTTGTCCATCCTCCCCCTAAGCCCccaaaaaatccccccaaaacccacacgAAAACCCCTGaaattccccccaaaaccccccgaaatcccccaaaaaccccaaaccggGGTCCCCCCCACCTTTGGCCGcgtgctggggggtccccaacaACTCGTAGCTGTCGAACCCGACCTCGGGGGACGTCAGGTACGCCGGGAACTGCTCGGGCCGCAGCCGGATCCGCTGGTAGTTCCGATAAATCGTCTCCTGTAACGACACCAAACTCAGCCCGGGACGCCCCAAAATGCACCGGATTCACCCCgaattacagaatcatataAGCAAAGagtgtcaggggttggaagggacctcgaaaaaTCGTTTATTCTGGAGCAGAAatcagctcagggctcaaaatggtgcCAAAATCAGCTCACggtcaaaatggcgccagaatcacctcagggcccaaaatggccccaaaatcacctccgggctccaaatggcggctCCAGGGGCACCAATTTGGGGAGTTTTAGCCTCCATCTCATGatataatggaagaaaatgtatgAAAAAGTGATTAGAGTGGGAATTATTGATAAACAGGGCGACCCCTCAGctgcctcaaaatggcggcaccagaatcacctcagggctccaaatggccccaaagtcacctcagggctccaaacgGCGGCTCCAGGGGCACCAATTTGGGGAGTTTTAGCCTCGATTTCATgatataatgtaaaaaaatgtacaaaaagtGATCAGAGTGGCAACTATCGATAAACAGAGCGACCCCTAAGctgcctcaaaatggcggcaccagaatcacctcagggctccaaatggccccaaagtcacctcagggctccaaatggcggctccaggggcaccaatttgggggtttttagcTTCGATTTCATGatataatggaagaaaatgtacaaaaagtGATTAACGTGGGAATTATCGATAAACGGAGCAACCCCTCAGctgcctcaaaatggcggcaccagaatcacctcagggcccaaaatggccccaaaatcacttCAGGGCTCCAAACGGCAGCTCCAGGAGCACCAATTTGGGGAGTTTTAGCTTCGATTTCATGatataatggaagaaaatgtacaaaaagtGATTAATGTGGGAATTATTGATCAACAGAGGGACCTCTAAGctgcctcaaaatggcggcaccagaatcacctcagggcccaaaacggccccaaaatcacctcagggctccaaatggcggctCCAGGGGCACCAATTTGGGGAGTTTTAGCCTCGACTTCATgatataatggaaaaaaacatatgaAAAGTGATTAATGTGGGAATTATTGATCAACAGAGAGACCTCTAAGctgcctcaaaatggcggcaccaggatcacctcagggcccaaaatggccccaaaatcacctcagggctccaaatggcggctCCAGGGGCACCAATTTGGGGGTTTTAGCCTCAACTTCatgataaaatggaaaaaaacatatgaAAAGTGATTAATGTGGGAATTATTGATCAACAGAGGGACCTCTAAGctgcctcaaaatggcggcaccagaatcacctcagggctccaaacggcgtcagaatcacctcagggcttaAAATCGCAACTCCTGGAGCACCAATTTGGGGAGTTTTAGCCTCGATTTCATGatataatggaagaaaatgtacaaaaagcGATTAATGTGGGAATTATTGATCAACAGAGAGACCTCTAAGctgcctcaaaatggcggcaccagaatcacctcagggcccaaaacggccccaaaatcacctcagggctccaaatggcggctCCAGGGGCACCAATTTGGGGAGTTTTAGCCTCGACTTCATgatataatggaaaaaaacatatgaAAAGTGATTAATGTGGGAATTATTGATCAACAGAGAGACCTCTAAGctgcctcaaaatggcggcaccagaatcacctcagggctccaaacggcgtcagaatcacctcagggcttaAAATCGCAACTCCTGGAGCACCAATTTGGGGAGTTTTAGCCTCGATTTCATgatataatggaaaaaaatgtacaaaaaggGATTAATGTGGGAATTATCGATAAACAGAGCGACCCTTCAGctgcctcaaaatggcggcaccagaatcacctcagggcccaaaatggccccaaaatcacctcagggctccaaatggcggctccaggggcaccaatttgggggtttttagcTTCGATTTCATGatataatggaagaaaatgtacaaaaagtGATTAATGTGGGAATTATTGATCAACAGAGAGACCTCTAAGctgcctcaaaatggcggcaccagaatcacctcagggctccaaatggcgccagaatcacctcagggcttaAAATCGCAACTCCTGGAGCACCAATTTGGGGAGTTTTAGCCTTGATTTCATGAtacaatggaagaaaatgtacaaaaagtGATTAATGTGGGAATTATTGATCAAGAGAGGGACCTCTAAGctgcctcaaaatggcggcaccagaatcacctcagggcccaaaacGGCCCCAAAAATCACCCCAGGACTCACCGTGAGGCTCTTGCGCTTGCGGTAGGAGGCCCAGGGTTGGGGTTCGAGCAGCAGGACCCCCCCGGGCCGCAGGTGCCGGTAAACGCGGCGGAAAAGCCGCTTCAGCCCCTCGTCCCCCCAGTTGAGCTGGACCCACTTGGTGAGCGACAGGCACAGGACGACGTCGAACTCGGGGCGCTGCGAACGGACCAGGTCCTCGCGGTCCGGGACGTAGTTACCCTGAGCGGGGggagaataaaaatgtaaaataaaattaaaattatggggggttatggggtgggggggtgggaaaaatgaggatttggggggttatttggggggttatgggggggaTTGGGGTGGGGGAGATTATGGATGTAGTGACCCTGAggtggagaaaataaaaatataaaataaaattaaaattatgggGGGTTGTGGGGTGGGAAAAATGAGGAttttgggggttatttggggggttttggggggaattggggCCCCCAAGCCCCTCCCCCTGCGCTGGGGGCGGGGCTTCTctcagccccgccccctccagccccgccccccccagccctttcactttccctccccttcaaaacccccaaaccccctcctgaccccccaaaatcccttcacaatcccccaaaaccccctcgtaacccccccaacccccttgcgacccccccaaaatcccttcataacccccccaacccccttgtgacccccccaaaatccctccccaacccccccaaaccccctcctgaccccccaaacccccttgtgaccccccaaatccctccccAACCCCCCTAAATCCCCCTcctgaccccccaaacccccttgtaaccccccaaaatccattCACAACTCCCCAAACCCgtgaccccccaaaatccctcgtaaccccccaaaacccctcgtaaccccccaaaccccctcgtaaccccccaaaatccctcctgaccccccaaagcccctcctgaccccccaaagccctccccaacccccccaaatccccctcctgacaccccaaacccccttgtaaccccccaaatccccctccTGACCCTCCAAACCACCTTGtaaccccccaaaatccattcacaacccccaaacccctttgtgacccccccaaacccccttgtaacctccccaaaaccctccccaacccccccaagcccccttgtgaccccccccaaatccctccccaacccccccctTGCCCCCATCCCCAACCTCACCGTAACGAACACCACGTTATGCGGGAAATCCCTGGCCCCCGGCCCATCCGGCGGCAACCGGGGGGCGGCGATGGGCCCCCGACTCGCCGACAGCGCCGCGGGGAACCCCTTgttccccttcttccccccgGCTcccaccgccgccgcctcctcctccgaCAGGTAATGCCGGATGTTCTGCCGCGCCGAGCGGATCAGCCGCCCGTCAATGTCCAGCCCCACGACCCTCGCCGGCCCCCAGCGCTTGGCGACGCTCAGCGTGACGTGCCCCACGTTGCACCCCACGTCCAGCACCTCCTTCCCCGCGAACCACTC of Caloenas nicobarica isolate bCalNic1 unplaced genomic scaffold, bCalNic1.hap1 Scaffold_1671, whole genome shotgun sequence contains these proteins:
- the LOC136002715 gene encoding LOW QUALITY PROTEIN: basic proline-rich protein-like (The sequence of the model RefSeq protein was modified relative to this genomic sequence to represent the inferred CDS: inserted 2 bases in 2 codons; deleted 2 bases in 1 codon), whose amino-acid sequence is MGRPPPVSPRPGPVVAALGGGGGRRRSLFPSPPPPPPPPARDTGQTAMSAPPRADLAAWLRLGGEEQQRAPQRAAALNPLPRKSRPEWRPREDEPRKGCPQAQQGGVVPAGAPGGFLTLPAPQERGPRAPPPGMAPRSLSCHAVGVPEPGPLPPRPGIPPHDGRGMEAPPAKRGGPLPPRGGSIRQPPPXKPWRSPQTRLSAXAPPPPAPPRPAPPDGGEEPVYIEMVGDARGGGGGDPPPPRPSPRPPPPPEDPEAIYEEMSCPLLAGEGRAFRGHAPSGHAPSGHAPIPPPFPTLLPLPRPPEGSRLPLPPRARSHSTPLPPLQAPPPRLAPPTRRRGSAPRKRPPAYESRRGGGAL
- the LOC136002718 gene encoding basic proline-rich protein-like; amino-acid sequence: MSPEEPPPPPLGGPGAGPGGPAGSLRGARRDRGGPRAAPPPAGRALPPQQPPGGGGGAGGAGLRGPPARAPPSCACRSPRAARWGGRRPKPSTSPTAQRLYRGLLSLAPPPPAPRAGRPRPPRPPPGRFPAPT